A window from Gopherus flavomarginatus isolate rGopFla2 chromosome 4, rGopFla2.mat.asm, whole genome shotgun sequence encodes these proteins:
- the FOSL2 gene encoding fos-related antigen 2 isoform X2, which produces MPGSGSAFIPTINAITTSQDLQWMVQPTVITSMSSPYSRSHPYSHPLPSLSSVGGHTALQRPGVIKTIGTTVGRRRRDEQLSPEEEEKRRIRRERNKLAAAKCRNRRRELTEKLQAETEELEEEKSVLQKEIAELQKEKDKLEFMLVAHGPVCKISPEERRTPPSHSLQTVRTGVSGAVVVKQEPVEDEIPSSSLGLDKVQRSVIKPISIAGGFYGEEPLNTPIVVTSTPAITPGTSNLVFTYPSVLDQESPLSPSESCSKAHRRSSSSGDQSSDSLNSPTLLAL; this is translated from the exons ATGCCAGGATCAGGCAGTGCTTTTATCCCCACCATTAATGCCATAACAACCAGCCAAGACCTGCAGTGGATGGTCCAGCCCACCGTGATCACCTCCATGTCGAGTCCCTACTCTCGCTCACATCCCTACAGCCATCCTCTGCCCAGCCTGTCTTCAGTTGGTGGACATACAGCCCTTCAGAGACCTGGTGTCATAAAAACTATTGGGACCACAGTGGGCAGGAGGAGAAGAGATGAGCAG CTGTCacctgaggaagaggagaagcgAAGGATCCGGAGAGAGAGGAACAAGCTGGCAGCTGCTAAGTGTCGTAACAGGCGTCGAGAGCTAACAGAGAAACTCCAGGCG GAAACGGAGGAGCTGGAGGAAGAGAAATCAGTGCTGCAGAAGGAGATCGCTGAACTCCAAAAAGAGAAAGACAAGCTGGAGTTCATGCTGGTGGCTCATGGCCCTGTGTGCAAAATCAGCCCCGAGGAGCGACGCACCCCACCATCTCACAGCCTCCAGACTGTCCGGACTGGAGTGAGTGGAGCAGTGGTGGTGAAGCAGGAGCCGGTGGAAGACGAGATCCCATCCTCCTCTTTGGGCCTCGACAAAGTTCAGAGATCTGTCATTAAGCCCATCAGCATTGCAGGGGGGTTTTATGGGGAGGAGCCACTCAACACTCCCATTGTGGTGACCTCGACACCCGCGATCACCCCTGGTACCTCCAACCTAGTCTTCACATACCCCAGCGTGCTGGATCAGGAGTCTCCTCTCTCCCCTTCGGAGTCATGCTCCAAAGCTCACCGGAGAAGTAGCAGCAGCGGTGACCAGTCCTCAGATTCCTTGAACTCTCCAACCCTGTTGGCCTTGTAA
- the FOSL2 gene encoding fos-related antigen 2 isoform X1: MYQDYPGNFDTSSRGSSGSPGHPETYSSGTAQQKFRIDMPGSGSAFIPTINAITTSQDLQWMVQPTVITSMSSPYSRSHPYSHPLPSLSSVGGHTALQRPGVIKTIGTTVGRRRRDEQLSPEEEEKRRIRRERNKLAAAKCRNRRRELTEKLQAETEELEEEKSVLQKEIAELQKEKDKLEFMLVAHGPVCKISPEERRTPPSHSLQTVRTGVSGAVVVKQEPVEDEIPSSSLGLDKVQRSVIKPISIAGGFYGEEPLNTPIVVTSTPAITPGTSNLVFTYPSVLDQESPLSPSESCSKAHRRSSSSGDQSSDSLNSPTLLAL; the protein is encoded by the exons AAATTCCGGATAGATATGCCAGGATCAGGCAGTGCTTTTATCCCCACCATTAATGCCATAACAACCAGCCAAGACCTGCAGTGGATGGTCCAGCCCACCGTGATCACCTCCATGTCGAGTCCCTACTCTCGCTCACATCCCTACAGCCATCCTCTGCCCAGCCTGTCTTCAGTTGGTGGACATACAGCCCTTCAGAGACCTGGTGTCATAAAAACTATTGGGACCACAGTGGGCAGGAGGAGAAGAGATGAGCAG CTGTCacctgaggaagaggagaagcgAAGGATCCGGAGAGAGAGGAACAAGCTGGCAGCTGCTAAGTGTCGTAACAGGCGTCGAGAGCTAACAGAGAAACTCCAGGCG GAAACGGAGGAGCTGGAGGAAGAGAAATCAGTGCTGCAGAAGGAGATCGCTGAACTCCAAAAAGAGAAAGACAAGCTGGAGTTCATGCTGGTGGCTCATGGCCCTGTGTGCAAAATCAGCCCCGAGGAGCGACGCACCCCACCATCTCACAGCCTCCAGACTGTCCGGACTGGAGTGAGTGGAGCAGTGGTGGTGAAGCAGGAGCCGGTGGAAGACGAGATCCCATCCTCCTCTTTGGGCCTCGACAAAGTTCAGAGATCTGTCATTAAGCCCATCAGCATTGCAGGGGGGTTTTATGGGGAGGAGCCACTCAACACTCCCATTGTGGTGACCTCGACACCCGCGATCACCCCTGGTACCTCCAACCTAGTCTTCACATACCCCAGCGTGCTGGATCAGGAGTCTCCTCTCTCCCCTTCGGAGTCATGCTCCAAAGCTCACCGGAGAAGTAGCAGCAGCGGTGACCAGTCCTCAGATTCCTTGAACTCTCCAACCCTGTTGGCCTTGTAA